A single Actinomadura algeriensis DNA region contains:
- a CDS encoding SDR family NAD(P)-dependent oxidoreductase — MIHRREEAAVAGRLEGKNTLITGAGSGLGRATALRFAREGARVACADLDPDAARSVAEEIGPAALALTADVTSLRDTEEMTRRAIAEFGHLDAVFANAGVAGTGTAADVTEEYWDRVIGINLKGVWLTGRAVLPHMVERGEGVIINQASMGGLVGIPGIFPYTAAKGGVIAMTRQMAVEYGPSGVRVNAICPGTIFTPLVARSRAERGASGADDAEANAAAARRFPLRRLGEVDDVASLALYLASDEANWVSGGIYPVDGGRAAM, encoded by the coding sequence ATGATCCACCGACGCGAGGAGGCGGCCGTGGCGGGACGGCTCGAAGGCAAGAACACTCTGATCACCGGGGCGGGCTCGGGCCTCGGCCGGGCCACCGCCCTGCGGTTCGCCCGGGAGGGCGCGCGTGTCGCCTGCGCGGACCTCGACCCGGACGCGGCGCGGTCGGTCGCGGAGGAGATCGGCCCGGCGGCGCTCGCGCTCACCGCCGACGTGACCTCGCTCCGCGACACCGAGGAGATGACCCGGCGCGCCATCGCGGAGTTCGGGCACCTGGACGCCGTCTTCGCCAATGCCGGCGTCGCCGGAACGGGCACGGCCGCCGACGTCACCGAGGAGTACTGGGACCGCGTCATCGGCATCAACCTCAAGGGCGTCTGGCTCACCGGCCGCGCCGTCCTGCCGCACATGGTGGAGCGGGGCGAGGGCGTGATCATCAACCAGGCGAGCATGGGCGGCCTGGTCGGCATCCCGGGCATCTTCCCCTACACCGCGGCCAAGGGCGGTGTCATCGCGATGACGCGGCAGATGGCCGTGGAGTACGGGCCGAGCGGCGTCCGCGTCAACGCGATCTGCCCGGGGACGATCTTCACGCCGCTGGTCGCCCGCAGCCGCGCCGAGCGCGGCGCGTCCGGCGCCGATGACGCCGAGGCCAACGCCGCCGCGGCGCGGCGGTTCCCGCTGCGCCGGCTCGGCGAGGTCGACGATGTCGCCTCGCTGGCCCTGTACCTGGCGAGCGACGAGGCGAACTGGGTCAGCGGCGGGATCTACCCCGTGGACGGCGGCCGCGCCGCCATGTGA
- a CDS encoding FadR/GntR family transcriptional regulator, whose amino-acid sequence MVQPRVKRGVKVGEAIAQDIVRKIVAEGLAPGTPLPSEAQMIEEYGVGRGSLREALRILEVHGLISIKPGPRGGPMVGEVSAAAFGQTATLFFQAGRMTFRELVEARLVMEPVMARLAAERRDPAEVERLTLIAGGTPLDDDGGYLEHSGDFHRLVASMSGNGMLDLFSGSLGYIFHDRVSGMFFPKTRRAKVREAHADIARAIGAGDADEAERLMREHMQEYATYIRRKQPALMNEIVGWR is encoded by the coding sequence ATGGTGCAGCCGCGCGTGAAGCGGGGGGTGAAGGTCGGCGAGGCGATCGCGCAGGACATCGTCCGGAAGATCGTCGCGGAGGGCCTGGCGCCGGGCACGCCGCTGCCGTCCGAGGCCCAGATGATAGAGGAGTACGGGGTCGGCCGGGGCTCGCTTCGCGAGGCGCTGCGGATCCTGGAGGTGCACGGGCTGATCTCCATCAAGCCGGGCCCGCGCGGCGGCCCGATGGTGGGGGAGGTCAGCGCCGCCGCCTTCGGGCAGACGGCGACGCTGTTCTTCCAGGCCGGGCGGATGACCTTCCGCGAGCTCGTCGAGGCCCGCCTCGTCATGGAGCCGGTCATGGCCCGGCTCGCCGCCGAACGCCGCGACCCCGCCGAGGTCGAGCGGCTGACCCTGATCGCCGGCGGCACCCCGCTGGACGACGACGGCGGATACCTCGAGCACAGCGGCGACTTCCACCGGCTCGTCGCGTCGATGTCCGGCAACGGTATGCTCGACCTGTTCAGCGGGTCGCTCGGGTACATCTTCCACGACCGGGTCAGCGGGATGTTCTTCCCCAAGACCCGCCGCGCCAAGGTCCGGGAGGCGCACGCCGACATCGCCCGCGCGATCGGTGCGGGCGACGCCGACGAGGCCGAGCGGCTGATGCGCGAGCACATGCAGGAGTACGCCACCTACATCAGGCGCAAGCAGCCCGCCCTGATGAACGAGATCGTCGGCTGGCGCTGA
- a CDS encoding crotonase/enoyl-CoA hydratase family protein yields the protein MNDDGTAAGDPELIVEEHGRVLVLTMNRPAARNAMSQGMAHRIAEALDVLDSRADLAVGVITGAGGTFCAGMDLKGFVRGERPVVEGRGFAGLVRRPPRKPLIAAVEGYALAGGFEIVLACDLVVASREARFGLPEVKRGLTAAAGGLLRLQHRVPHHLAMELVLTGRMWSAPDAAEVHLVNRLTEPGGARDAALELAAEIAANAPLALAASKEVLVRSADWPLDEQFDRQEEIVAPVRASADAKEGATAFAEKREPRWSGT from the coding sequence ATGAACGATGACGGCACCGCCGCCGGCGATCCCGAACTGATCGTCGAGGAGCACGGACGCGTCCTGGTGCTCACGATGAACCGGCCGGCCGCGCGCAACGCGATGTCGCAGGGCATGGCGCACCGGATCGCCGAGGCGCTGGACGTGCTGGACTCCCGCGCCGACCTCGCCGTCGGCGTGATCACCGGCGCGGGCGGGACGTTCTGCGCCGGGATGGACCTCAAGGGGTTCGTCCGCGGCGAGCGTCCCGTGGTGGAGGGGCGCGGGTTCGCCGGGCTGGTGCGGCGGCCGCCGCGCAAGCCGCTGATCGCCGCCGTGGAGGGGTACGCCCTCGCCGGCGGCTTCGAGATCGTCCTGGCCTGCGACCTCGTCGTGGCGTCCCGGGAGGCGAGGTTCGGGCTGCCGGAGGTGAAGCGCGGGCTGACGGCCGCGGCCGGGGGGCTGCTGCGGCTCCAGCACCGCGTCCCCCACCACCTGGCGATGGAGCTGGTGCTCACCGGCCGGATGTGGTCGGCGCCCGACGCCGCCGAGGTGCACCTGGTCAACCGGCTCACCGAGCCCGGCGGGGCCCGGGACGCGGCGCTGGAGCTGGCGGCCGAGATCGCCGCGAACGCCCCGCTCGCCCTGGCGGCGTCCAAGGAGGTGCTGGTGCGGTCGGCGGACTGGCCACTGGACGAGCAGTTCGACCGGCAGGAGGAGATCGTCGCCCCGGTCCGGGCGTCCGCCGACGCGAAGGAGGGCGCGACGGCGTTCGCGGAGAAACGCGAGCCGCGCTGGAGCGGGACCTGA
- a CDS encoding oxidoreductase produces the protein MTPESPYPHVFRPITIGTMRLRNRVMVPPHGSAVGDLWGTEREAARHIAYWEARAKDGASWIDGVRGRVRNPVVPGFEPSGYGAGTLGNYREPNYVERVRELVTVLHRAGAAVTSQLTVIGGVPQAPSTRTSSPMQAARPHVMRRDEIAGYVEEYRYSAARARDAGLDGIELHLNHDDMLEWFLSPLTNDRDDEYGGSLENRARFAVEALSAVREEIGSGTTLGVRFTMREEAPGGYTAEDGLVIAQYLESTGLIDFLHAVIGSPWGDPSYIQPQYYRSAEWAGLAGALRAAVSLPVVYTGRVTSVAVAEEVLASGGADVVGMARAYIAEPRLLTKALDGREDEVRPCVGGNDCISRQYAERLPFGCAVNPHASHEVDGPWPKAARPRALLVVGGGPAGMELAGLAAESGHAVELWEAADELGGQLRTATKAPSFDRYADYLRWQVRRLDRAGVRVRLGHRATADEVAGHGADVVAVATGAVPHRPPIDGVDGPHVLDIRDVLDGAATGKRVLVIARDDHLPPLGLADHLSERGREVTLVYAVAQAGALLGRYILGGILARLHKRGVAFRQLEEVVAIHPDGVRVRNVYSGATEDLHGFDTIVLACGGDSDASLYGELRERLPEVHLLGDAYAPRRLVAATRQAYALAGLLAE, from the coding sequence ATGACGCCCGAATCGCCGTATCCGCACGTCTTCCGGCCGATCACGATCGGCACGATGCGGCTGCGGAACCGGGTGATGGTCCCGCCGCACGGCTCGGCCGTCGGCGACCTGTGGGGGACCGAGCGGGAGGCCGCCCGGCACATCGCCTACTGGGAGGCCCGCGCGAAGGACGGCGCGTCCTGGATCGACGGCGTGCGGGGGCGCGTCCGCAACCCGGTGGTCCCCGGGTTCGAGCCGAGCGGGTACGGCGCGGGCACCCTCGGCAACTACCGGGAACCGAACTACGTGGAGCGCGTACGGGAACTGGTGACGGTCCTGCATCGCGCGGGCGCCGCCGTGACCTCCCAGCTGACCGTGATCGGCGGCGTCCCGCAGGCGCCGTCGACGCGTACCAGCTCACCCATGCAGGCCGCCCGCCCGCACGTCATGCGGCGCGACGAGATCGCCGGCTACGTCGAGGAGTACCGCTATTCGGCGGCCCGGGCGCGGGACGCCGGCCTCGACGGCATCGAGCTGCACCTCAACCACGACGACATGCTCGAGTGGTTCCTGTCGCCGCTGACCAACGACCGGGACGACGAGTACGGCGGCTCCCTGGAGAACCGCGCCCGTTTCGCCGTCGAGGCCCTCAGCGCCGTCCGCGAGGAGATCGGCTCGGGGACGACCCTGGGCGTGCGCTTCACCATGCGGGAGGAGGCGCCCGGCGGATACACCGCCGAGGACGGTCTCGTCATCGCGCAGTACCTGGAGTCGACCGGCCTCATCGACTTCCTGCACGCCGTCATCGGCTCGCCGTGGGGCGACCCGAGCTACATCCAGCCGCAGTACTACCGGTCCGCCGAGTGGGCCGGGCTCGCCGGCGCGCTCCGCGCGGCGGTGTCGCTGCCCGTCGTCTACACCGGCCGCGTCACCTCGGTCGCGGTCGCCGAGGAGGTCCTCGCTTCCGGCGGCGCCGACGTCGTGGGCATGGCCCGCGCCTACATCGCCGAGCCGCGGCTGCTCACCAAGGCCCTCGACGGGCGGGAGGACGAGGTGCGGCCGTGCGTCGGCGGCAACGACTGCATCAGCCGCCAGTACGCCGAGCGGCTGCCGTTCGGATGCGCGGTGAACCCGCACGCGTCCCACGAGGTGGACGGACCGTGGCCGAAGGCGGCACGGCCCCGGGCGCTGCTCGTCGTCGGCGGAGGGCCCGCCGGGATGGAGCTGGCCGGGCTCGCCGCCGAGAGCGGCCACGCGGTCGAGCTCTGGGAGGCGGCCGACGAGCTGGGCGGGCAGCTCCGCACCGCCACGAAGGCCCCGAGCTTCGACCGGTACGCCGACTACCTGCGCTGGCAGGTCCGCCGCCTCGACCGCGCCGGCGTCAGGGTGCGGCTCGGGCACCGGGCGACCGCCGACGAGGTGGCCGGGCACGGTGCGGACGTCGTCGCGGTCGCCACGGGCGCCGTCCCGCACCGCCCGCCGATCGACGGCGTCGACGGCCCGCACGTCCTGGACATCCGGGACGTCCTGGACGGCGCGGCCACCGGGAAGCGCGTGCTCGTGATCGCCCGGGACGACCACCTTCCGCCGCTCGGCCTGGCCGACCATCTCAGCGAGCGCGGCCGGGAGGTCACCCTCGTGTACGCCGTCGCTCAGGCCGGGGCGCTGCTCGGCCGCTACATCCTCGGCGGGATCCTCGCGCGGCTGCACAAGCGCGGCGTGGCGTTCCGGCAACTGGAAGAGGTCGTCGCGATCCACCCCGACGGGGTGCGGGTGCGCAACGTCTACTCGGGCGCCACCGAAGACCTGCACGGCTTCGACACGATCGTGCTCGCCTGCGGCGGCGACTCCGACGCGAGCCTGTACGGGGAGCTGCGCGAACGACTCCCGGAGGTGCACCTCCTCGGGGACGCCTACGCGCCCCGCAGGCTCGTCGCGGCGACCCGCCAGGCGTACGCACTGGCCGGGCTGCTGGCCGAATGA
- a CDS encoding SDR family NAD(P)-dependent oxidoreductase, with product MDVNGASVLVTGGASGLGAATAAALAGRGAHVVVLDLPESAGEKVAAELGGTFAPADVTDTGTVEAALDAAEAAAPLRALVHCAGRGGPVRLVGRDGSPGSLETYEKIVRINLTGTFNVLRLTAARMARNEPVGGERGVCVLTASAAAYEGQIGQIPYASAKAGVVGMTLVAARDLASKLIRVSTIAPGLFDTPILARLPEEVRESLGRTVPHPNRLGVPDEYASLALQIIENRMLNGETIRLDGAMRMAPR from the coding sequence ATGGACGTCAATGGAGCGTCCGTCCTCGTCACCGGCGGAGCCTCCGGGCTCGGCGCCGCCACCGCGGCGGCCCTCGCCGGGCGCGGCGCCCACGTGGTCGTCCTCGACCTGCCGGAGTCGGCGGGCGAGAAGGTCGCCGCGGAGCTCGGCGGCACGTTCGCCCCCGCGGACGTGACCGACACCGGCACGGTCGAGGCGGCGCTGGACGCCGCCGAGGCCGCCGCGCCGCTGCGCGCGCTCGTCCACTGCGCCGGACGGGGCGGGCCCGTCCGGCTGGTCGGCAGGGACGGCTCGCCCGGATCGCTGGAGACCTACGAGAAGATCGTCCGGATCAACCTGACCGGGACGTTCAACGTGCTGCGGCTCACGGCGGCCCGGATGGCCCGCAACGAGCCGGTCGGCGGGGAGCGGGGCGTGTGCGTGCTCACCGCGTCGGCCGCCGCCTACGAGGGGCAGATCGGCCAAATCCCGTACGCGTCGGCGAAGGCCGGCGTGGTCGGCATGACGCTGGTCGCCGCCCGCGACCTGGCGTCCAAGCTGATCCGGGTGTCGACGATCGCGCCGGGCCTGTTCGACACCCCGATCCTGGCGCGGCTGCCCGAGGAGGTGCGCGAGTCCCTCGGCCGGACCGTCCCGCACCCGAACCGGCTCGGCGTCCCGGACGAGTACGCCTCGCTCGCCCTGCAGATCATCGAGAACAGGATGCTGAACGGCGAGACGATCCGGCTGGACGGCGCCATGCGCATGGCGCCCCGCTGA